From the genome of Lutzomyia longipalpis isolate SR_M1_2022 chromosome 2, ASM2433408v1, one region includes:
- the LOC129789948 gene encoding uncharacterized protein LOC129789948, whose product MRVTPFVAILSIFIQSAFSASVSPKLDFASESMEEESPEMSSKFYGVHVIVDTSKLKRTSDQMSDENREKNEKTIGIRTDITFEIPAKKPNGTENVTKSTENESSGTGEDDGVPIFKGRDSDAPPQPKPRDWKPLFLPNNYEGFWTTERSFFPRNRQFHQARMKPPRPFVPYMIGQNEKVAVKPIFKPCHCDSFESDASFRSRSTEEQPPFGNIYFVPKEASVDDKLDGSFKVH is encoded by the exons ATGAGAGTCACACCGTTCGTGGCGATCTTATCGATCTTCATTCAATCCG CTTTCAGTGCGAGTGTTTCCCCAAAGCTGGACTTTGCTTCGGAATCCATGGAGGAGGAATCTCCGGAGATGTCATCAAAGTTCTATGGAGTTCACGTGATTGTGGACACGTCGAAGTTGAAGCGAACAAGTGATCAAATGTCCGATGAGAATCGGGAGAAGAATGAGAAAACCATTGGAATCCGAACGGATATAACATTTGAGATTCCCGCCAAAAAGCCCAATGGGACGGAGAATGTGACCAAGAGTACGGAGAATGAGTCCAGTGGAACGGGTGAGGACGATGGGGTGCCAATTTTCAAGGGGCGTGACTCAGATGCACCACCACAGCCGAAACCACGAGATTGGAAGCCACTCTTCCTTCCCAACAACTATGAGGGCTTCTGGACAACGGAGAGGAGCTTCTTCCCGCGCAATCGGCAATTCCATCAGGCACGCATGAAGCCCCCACGACCCTTTGTACCCTACATGATTGGCCAAAATGAGAAAGTAGCTGTGAAGCCCATCTTCAAGCCCTGCCACTGTGACTCCTTCGAGAGTGATGCGAGCTTCAGGAGTCGCAGCACCGAGGAGCAACCTCCCTTTGGGAACATCTACTTTGTACCTAAAGAAGCTTCAGTTGACGATAAGCTCGATGGGAGCTTTAaagttcattga
- the LOC129789867 gene encoding mucin-4 isoform X4, which yields MKIFLFVVLCVFHEIYARPEISWTAGGHLDANHYDQHQESIQAARKGAVDRLGQLGVSDSYLQDVGSGSSFSRSSNYGSSSSSFGSSSHGSSGFSSVGDAELLGGYSGVGVVSYPSLSSTGSSSKFSSSSVQESRSAAAPVHIYTPSSSSSSSFSSSSSQSENVQQAQPIVFPTSGGSERFSSHSERISEVKAVPQPVILPVSGGHERFSSHSERISEVKAAPQPVILPVSGGHERFSSHSERISEVSAAPQPVILPVSGGHERFSSRSERIQEVKAVPQPIILPSSTGSEHFSSRSERIQEVKSVPQPIILPSSAGSERYSSHSERISSVQAQPVVTVYPSAGSERFSSHQERISQSSAAAPLPIIYPSTGSSSRYSSQSERISSANVAPAPIISLPSTSSSRYSAHSESVNQGTSHPTYYPVYQPSGGSSSKYSRQESFQRSGAGGGYVVPVFPEASSKFHSEQQSSSSSSSGASGGAIVYPTYPLYGLDGSRISSRYGGSSVFHDSHSGLGHYMTESERLARLQSQSVGGGAALSGSSTFEADAFHDSNLLGATAGLGGNTRSKSWESSSKWESGTQYDASGKPKTYGMLSTAESEHHNVDGKTTGFKAATTTVEDDGKLSTYSIHTP from the exons atgaaaattttcctctttgtcGTTCTCTGTGTTTTCCACG AAATCTACGCTAGGCCGGAAATTTCGTGGACTGCAGGTGGTCATCTCGACGCTAA CCACTATGATCAGCATCAGGAGAGCATTCAGGCAGCCCGGAAGGGAGCTGTAGATCGTCTCGGGCAACTGGGTGTGAGTGATTCCTACCTTCAGGACGTCGGAAGTGGATCTTCCTTCTCGCGTTCATCCAACTATGGCAGCTCCTCATCGAGCTTTGGAAGTTCCTCTCATGGCAG CAGTGGCTTCTCTTCCGTGGGCGATGCTGAACTCCTTGGTGGCTATTCTGGCGTTGGTGTTGTGTCCTACCCATCACTCTCCTCCACTGGATCTAGTTCCAAATTCTCCTCAAGCTCTGTGCAAGAGAGTCGTTCTGCTGCCGCCCCTGTTCACATCTACACACCATCAAGCTCATCCAGCTCCAGCTTCTCTAGCTCCTCAAGTCAGAGTGAGAATGTCCAACAGGCTCAGCCAATTGTCTTCCCCACATCTGGTGGCTCTGAGCGCTTCTCCAGCCATTCTGAGCGCATTTCCGAAGTGAAGGCAGTTCCCCAGCCGGTGATCCTTCCCGTTTCTGGTGGCCATGAGCGCTTCTCCAGTCACTCTGAGCGCATCTCAGAGGTCAAAGCAGCTCCCCAGCCGGTGATCCTTCCCGTTTCTGGTGGTCATGAACGCTTTTCGAGTCATTCTGAGAGAATTTCCGAGGTGAGTGCTGCACCACAGCCGGTGATTTTGCCTGTTTCCGGTGGTCATGAACGCTTCTCAAGTCGATCTGAGAGGATTCAAGAGGTAAAGGCCGTGCCACAGCCTATTATTTTGCCCTCGAGCACGGGATCTGAGCACTTCTCGAGTCGCTCTGAACGGATCCAAGAGGTAAAGTCTGTTCCACAGCCTATTATCTTACCATCAAGTGCAGGATCTGAACGTTACTCCAGCCATTCCGAGCGCATCTCTTCCGTTCAG gcaCAACCTGTGGTCACAGTCTACCCATCAGCTGGATCTGAGCGCTTCTCAAGTCATCAGGAGAGAATTTCTCAGTCATCTGCAGCTGCTCCACTTCCAATAATTTATCCAAGCACAGGATCCTCTTCTCGCTACTCCAGCCAATCTGAACGTATTTCGTCTGCTAATGTTGCACCAGCTCCTATTATTTCTCTCCCATCTACCTCAAGCTCCCGCTACTCTGCCCACTCTGAGTCCGTAAATCAGGGCACTAGTCATCCGACGTACTACCCAGTTTATCAGCCAAGTGGTGGTTCCTCGTCTAAATACTCCCGCCAGGAGAGCTTCCAACGCTCCGGTGCTGGTGGCGGCTACGTTGTTCCTGTTTTCCCAGAAGCATCCTCAAAATTCCATTCTGAACAGCAGAGCTCTTCCTCGTCATCCTCAGGAGCAAGTGGTGGTGCCATTGTCTACCCAACATACCCCCTATACGGCCTGGATGGAAGCCGCATTAGCTCCCGCTATGGTGGCTCTTCCGTCTTCCACGACAGCCACTCCGGCCTAGGGCACTACATGACGGAATCTGAGCGTCTGGCTCGTTTGCAATCACAGTCAGTTGGCGGAGGAGCAGCCCTCTCTGGTAGTTCCACCTTCGAAGCTGATGCTTTCCACGATAGCAATCTCCTTGGAGCAACAGCTGGTCTCGGAGGAAACACTCGCTCAAAGTCCTGGGAAAGCAGCTCCAAATGGGAGTCCGGAACTCAG TACGACGCCTCCGGAAAGCCAAAGACCTACGGAATGCTCTCAACTGCTGAGTCTGAGCACCACAATGTCGATGGGAAGACAACTGGCTTCAAGGCAGCCACAACAACTGTTGAGGATGATGGAAAGCTCAGCACCTACAGCATCCACActccataa
- the LOC129789867 gene encoding mucin-4 isoform X2: MKIFLFVVLCVFHEIYARPEISWTAGGHLDAKYGHHYDQHQESIQAARKGAVDRLGQLGVSDSYLQDVGSGSSFSRSSNYGSSSSSFGSSSHGSSGFSSVGDAELLGGYSGVGVVSYPSLSSTGSSSKFSSSSVQESRSAAAPVHIYTPSSSSSSSFSSSSSQSENVQQAQPIVFPTSGGSERFSSHSERISEVKAVPQPVILPVSGGHERFSSHSERISEVKAAPQPVILPVSGGHERFSSHSERISEVSAAPQPVILPVSGGHERFSSRSERIQEVKAVPQPIILPSSTGSEHFSSRSERIQEVKSVPQPIILPSSAGSERYSSHSERISSVQAQPVVTVYPSAGSERFSSHQERISQSSAAAPLPIIYPSTGSSSRYSSQSERISSANVAPAPIISLPSTSSSRYSAHSESVNQGTSHPTYYPVYQPSGGSSSKYSRQESFQRSGAGGGYVVPVFPEASSKFHSEQQSSSSSSSGASGGAIVYPTYPLYGLDGSRISSRYGGSSVFHDSHSGLGHYMTESERLARLQSQSVGGGAALSGSSTFEADAFHDSNLLGATAGLGGNTRSKSWESSSKWESGTQYDASGKPKTYGMLSTAESEHHNVDGKTTGFKAATTTVEDDGKLSTYSIHTP; the protein is encoded by the exons atgaaaattttcctctttgtcGTTCTCTGTGTTTTCCACG AAATCTACGCTAGGCCGGAAATTTCGTGGACTGCAGGTGGTCATCTCGACGCTAAGTATGGACA CCACTATGATCAGCATCAGGAGAGCATTCAGGCAGCCCGGAAGGGAGCTGTAGATCGTCTCGGGCAACTGGGTGTGAGTGATTCCTACCTTCAGGACGTCGGAAGTGGATCTTCCTTCTCGCGTTCATCCAACTATGGCAGCTCCTCATCGAGCTTTGGAAGTTCCTCTCATGGCAG CAGTGGCTTCTCTTCCGTGGGCGATGCTGAACTCCTTGGTGGCTATTCTGGCGTTGGTGTTGTGTCCTACCCATCACTCTCCTCCACTGGATCTAGTTCCAAATTCTCCTCAAGCTCTGTGCAAGAGAGTCGTTCTGCTGCCGCCCCTGTTCACATCTACACACCATCAAGCTCATCCAGCTCCAGCTTCTCTAGCTCCTCAAGTCAGAGTGAGAATGTCCAACAGGCTCAGCCAATTGTCTTCCCCACATCTGGTGGCTCTGAGCGCTTCTCCAGCCATTCTGAGCGCATTTCCGAAGTGAAGGCAGTTCCCCAGCCGGTGATCCTTCCCGTTTCTGGTGGCCATGAGCGCTTCTCCAGTCACTCTGAGCGCATCTCAGAGGTCAAAGCAGCTCCCCAGCCGGTGATCCTTCCCGTTTCTGGTGGTCATGAACGCTTTTCGAGTCATTCTGAGAGAATTTCCGAGGTGAGTGCTGCACCACAGCCGGTGATTTTGCCTGTTTCCGGTGGTCATGAACGCTTCTCAAGTCGATCTGAGAGGATTCAAGAGGTAAAGGCCGTGCCACAGCCTATTATTTTGCCCTCGAGCACGGGATCTGAGCACTTCTCGAGTCGCTCTGAACGGATCCAAGAGGTAAAGTCTGTTCCACAGCCTATTATCTTACCATCAAGTGCAGGATCTGAACGTTACTCCAGCCATTCCGAGCGCATCTCTTCCGTTCAG gcaCAACCTGTGGTCACAGTCTACCCATCAGCTGGATCTGAGCGCTTCTCAAGTCATCAGGAGAGAATTTCTCAGTCATCTGCAGCTGCTCCACTTCCAATAATTTATCCAAGCACAGGATCCTCTTCTCGCTACTCCAGCCAATCTGAACGTATTTCGTCTGCTAATGTTGCACCAGCTCCTATTATTTCTCTCCCATCTACCTCAAGCTCCCGCTACTCTGCCCACTCTGAGTCCGTAAATCAGGGCACTAGTCATCCGACGTACTACCCAGTTTATCAGCCAAGTGGTGGTTCCTCGTCTAAATACTCCCGCCAGGAGAGCTTCCAACGCTCCGGTGCTGGTGGCGGCTACGTTGTTCCTGTTTTCCCAGAAGCATCCTCAAAATTCCATTCTGAACAGCAGAGCTCTTCCTCGTCATCCTCAGGAGCAAGTGGTGGTGCCATTGTCTACCCAACATACCCCCTATACGGCCTGGATGGAAGCCGCATTAGCTCCCGCTATGGTGGCTCTTCCGTCTTCCACGACAGCCACTCCGGCCTAGGGCACTACATGACGGAATCTGAGCGTCTGGCTCGTTTGCAATCACAGTCAGTTGGCGGAGGAGCAGCCCTCTCTGGTAGTTCCACCTTCGAAGCTGATGCTTTCCACGATAGCAATCTCCTTGGAGCAACAGCTGGTCTCGGAGGAAACACTCGCTCAAAGTCCTGGGAAAGCAGCTCCAAATGGGAGTCCGGAACTCAG TACGACGCCTCCGGAAAGCCAAAGACCTACGGAATGCTCTCAACTGCTGAGTCTGAGCACCACAATGTCGATGGGAAGACAACTGGCTTCAAGGCAGCCACAACAACTGTTGAGGATGATGGAAAGCTCAGCACCTACAGCATCCACActccataa
- the LOC129789867 gene encoding mucin-4 isoform X3 — MKIFLFVVLCVFHEIYARPEISWTAGGHLDANHYDQHQESIQAARKGAVDRLGQLGVSDSYLQDVGSGSSFSRSSNYGSSSSSFGSSSHGSSSGFSSVGDAELLGGYSGVGVVSYPSLSSTGSSSKFSSSSVQESRSAAAPVHIYTPSSSSSSSFSSSSSQSENVQQAQPIVFPTSGGSERFSSHSERISEVKAVPQPVILPVSGGHERFSSHSERISEVKAAPQPVILPVSGGHERFSSHSERISEVSAAPQPVILPVSGGHERFSSRSERIQEVKAVPQPIILPSSTGSEHFSSRSERIQEVKSVPQPIILPSSAGSERYSSHSERISSVQAQPVVTVYPSAGSERFSSHQERISQSSAAAPLPIIYPSTGSSSRYSSQSERISSANVAPAPIISLPSTSSSRYSAHSESVNQGTSHPTYYPVYQPSGGSSSKYSRQESFQRSGAGGGYVVPVFPEASSKFHSEQQSSSSSSSGASGGAIVYPTYPLYGLDGSRISSRYGGSSVFHDSHSGLGHYMTESERLARLQSQSVGGGAALSGSSTFEADAFHDSNLLGATAGLGGNTRSKSWESSSKWESGTQYDASGKPKTYGMLSTAESEHHNVDGKTTGFKAATTTVEDDGKLSTYSIHTP, encoded by the exons atgaaaattttcctctttgtcGTTCTCTGTGTTTTCCACG AAATCTACGCTAGGCCGGAAATTTCGTGGACTGCAGGTGGTCATCTCGACGCTAA CCACTATGATCAGCATCAGGAGAGCATTCAGGCAGCCCGGAAGGGAGCTGTAGATCGTCTCGGGCAACTGGGTGTGAGTGATTCCTACCTTCAGGACGTCGGAAGTGGATCTTCCTTCTCGCGTTCATCCAACTATGGCAGCTCCTCATCGAGCTTTGGAAGTTCCTCTCATGGCAG CAGCAGTGGCTTCTCTTCCGTGGGCGATGCTGAACTCCTTGGTGGCTATTCTGGCGTTGGTGTTGTGTCCTACCCATCACTCTCCTCCACTGGATCTAGTTCCAAATTCTCCTCAAGCTCTGTGCAAGAGAGTCGTTCTGCTGCCGCCCCTGTTCACATCTACACACCATCAAGCTCATCCAGCTCCAGCTTCTCTAGCTCCTCAAGTCAGAGTGAGAATGTCCAACAGGCTCAGCCAATTGTCTTCCCCACATCTGGTGGCTCTGAGCGCTTCTCCAGCCATTCTGAGCGCATTTCCGAAGTGAAGGCAGTTCCCCAGCCGGTGATCCTTCCCGTTTCTGGTGGCCATGAGCGCTTCTCCAGTCACTCTGAGCGCATCTCAGAGGTCAAAGCAGCTCCCCAGCCGGTGATCCTTCCCGTTTCTGGTGGTCATGAACGCTTTTCGAGTCATTCTGAGAGAATTTCCGAGGTGAGTGCTGCACCACAGCCGGTGATTTTGCCTGTTTCCGGTGGTCATGAACGCTTCTCAAGTCGATCTGAGAGGATTCAAGAGGTAAAGGCCGTGCCACAGCCTATTATTTTGCCCTCGAGCACGGGATCTGAGCACTTCTCGAGTCGCTCTGAACGGATCCAAGAGGTAAAGTCTGTTCCACAGCCTATTATCTTACCATCAAGTGCAGGATCTGAACGTTACTCCAGCCATTCCGAGCGCATCTCTTCCGTTCAG gcaCAACCTGTGGTCACAGTCTACCCATCAGCTGGATCTGAGCGCTTCTCAAGTCATCAGGAGAGAATTTCTCAGTCATCTGCAGCTGCTCCACTTCCAATAATTTATCCAAGCACAGGATCCTCTTCTCGCTACTCCAGCCAATCTGAACGTATTTCGTCTGCTAATGTTGCACCAGCTCCTATTATTTCTCTCCCATCTACCTCAAGCTCCCGCTACTCTGCCCACTCTGAGTCCGTAAATCAGGGCACTAGTCATCCGACGTACTACCCAGTTTATCAGCCAAGTGGTGGTTCCTCGTCTAAATACTCCCGCCAGGAGAGCTTCCAACGCTCCGGTGCTGGTGGCGGCTACGTTGTTCCTGTTTTCCCAGAAGCATCCTCAAAATTCCATTCTGAACAGCAGAGCTCTTCCTCGTCATCCTCAGGAGCAAGTGGTGGTGCCATTGTCTACCCAACATACCCCCTATACGGCCTGGATGGAAGCCGCATTAGCTCCCGCTATGGTGGCTCTTCCGTCTTCCACGACAGCCACTCCGGCCTAGGGCACTACATGACGGAATCTGAGCGTCTGGCTCGTTTGCAATCACAGTCAGTTGGCGGAGGAGCAGCCCTCTCTGGTAGTTCCACCTTCGAAGCTGATGCTTTCCACGATAGCAATCTCCTTGGAGCAACAGCTGGTCTCGGAGGAAACACTCGCTCAAAGTCCTGGGAAAGCAGCTCCAAATGGGAGTCCGGAACTCAG TACGACGCCTCCGGAAAGCCAAAGACCTACGGAATGCTCTCAACTGCTGAGTCTGAGCACCACAATGTCGATGGGAAGACAACTGGCTTCAAGGCAGCCACAACAACTGTTGAGGATGATGGAAAGCTCAGCACCTACAGCATCCACActccataa
- the LOC129789867 gene encoding mucin-4 isoform X1, with amino-acid sequence MKIFLFVVLCVFHEIYARPEISWTAGGHLDAKYGHHYDQHQESIQAARKGAVDRLGQLGVSDSYLQDVGSGSSFSRSSNYGSSSSSFGSSSHGSSSGFSSVGDAELLGGYSGVGVVSYPSLSSTGSSSKFSSSSVQESRSAAAPVHIYTPSSSSSSSFSSSSSQSENVQQAQPIVFPTSGGSERFSSHSERISEVKAVPQPVILPVSGGHERFSSHSERISEVKAAPQPVILPVSGGHERFSSHSERISEVSAAPQPVILPVSGGHERFSSRSERIQEVKAVPQPIILPSSTGSEHFSSRSERIQEVKSVPQPIILPSSAGSERYSSHSERISSVQAQPVVTVYPSAGSERFSSHQERISQSSAAAPLPIIYPSTGSSSRYSSQSERISSANVAPAPIISLPSTSSSRYSAHSESVNQGTSHPTYYPVYQPSGGSSSKYSRQESFQRSGAGGGYVVPVFPEASSKFHSEQQSSSSSSSGASGGAIVYPTYPLYGLDGSRISSRYGGSSVFHDSHSGLGHYMTESERLARLQSQSVGGGAALSGSSTFEADAFHDSNLLGATAGLGGNTRSKSWESSSKWESGTQYDASGKPKTYGMLSTAESEHHNVDGKTTGFKAATTTVEDDGKLSTYSIHTP; translated from the exons atgaaaattttcctctttgtcGTTCTCTGTGTTTTCCACG AAATCTACGCTAGGCCGGAAATTTCGTGGACTGCAGGTGGTCATCTCGACGCTAAGTATGGACA CCACTATGATCAGCATCAGGAGAGCATTCAGGCAGCCCGGAAGGGAGCTGTAGATCGTCTCGGGCAACTGGGTGTGAGTGATTCCTACCTTCAGGACGTCGGAAGTGGATCTTCCTTCTCGCGTTCATCCAACTATGGCAGCTCCTCATCGAGCTTTGGAAGTTCCTCTCATGGCAG CAGCAGTGGCTTCTCTTCCGTGGGCGATGCTGAACTCCTTGGTGGCTATTCTGGCGTTGGTGTTGTGTCCTACCCATCACTCTCCTCCACTGGATCTAGTTCCAAATTCTCCTCAAGCTCTGTGCAAGAGAGTCGTTCTGCTGCCGCCCCTGTTCACATCTACACACCATCAAGCTCATCCAGCTCCAGCTTCTCTAGCTCCTCAAGTCAGAGTGAGAATGTCCAACAGGCTCAGCCAATTGTCTTCCCCACATCTGGTGGCTCTGAGCGCTTCTCCAGCCATTCTGAGCGCATTTCCGAAGTGAAGGCAGTTCCCCAGCCGGTGATCCTTCCCGTTTCTGGTGGCCATGAGCGCTTCTCCAGTCACTCTGAGCGCATCTCAGAGGTCAAAGCAGCTCCCCAGCCGGTGATCCTTCCCGTTTCTGGTGGTCATGAACGCTTTTCGAGTCATTCTGAGAGAATTTCCGAGGTGAGTGCTGCACCACAGCCGGTGATTTTGCCTGTTTCCGGTGGTCATGAACGCTTCTCAAGTCGATCTGAGAGGATTCAAGAGGTAAAGGCCGTGCCACAGCCTATTATTTTGCCCTCGAGCACGGGATCTGAGCACTTCTCGAGTCGCTCTGAACGGATCCAAGAGGTAAAGTCTGTTCCACAGCCTATTATCTTACCATCAAGTGCAGGATCTGAACGTTACTCCAGCCATTCCGAGCGCATCTCTTCCGTTCAG gcaCAACCTGTGGTCACAGTCTACCCATCAGCTGGATCTGAGCGCTTCTCAAGTCATCAGGAGAGAATTTCTCAGTCATCTGCAGCTGCTCCACTTCCAATAATTTATCCAAGCACAGGATCCTCTTCTCGCTACTCCAGCCAATCTGAACGTATTTCGTCTGCTAATGTTGCACCAGCTCCTATTATTTCTCTCCCATCTACCTCAAGCTCCCGCTACTCTGCCCACTCTGAGTCCGTAAATCAGGGCACTAGTCATCCGACGTACTACCCAGTTTATCAGCCAAGTGGTGGTTCCTCGTCTAAATACTCCCGCCAGGAGAGCTTCCAACGCTCCGGTGCTGGTGGCGGCTACGTTGTTCCTGTTTTCCCAGAAGCATCCTCAAAATTCCATTCTGAACAGCAGAGCTCTTCCTCGTCATCCTCAGGAGCAAGTGGTGGTGCCATTGTCTACCCAACATACCCCCTATACGGCCTGGATGGAAGCCGCATTAGCTCCCGCTATGGTGGCTCTTCCGTCTTCCACGACAGCCACTCCGGCCTAGGGCACTACATGACGGAATCTGAGCGTCTGGCTCGTTTGCAATCACAGTCAGTTGGCGGAGGAGCAGCCCTCTCTGGTAGTTCCACCTTCGAAGCTGATGCTTTCCACGATAGCAATCTCCTTGGAGCAACAGCTGGTCTCGGAGGAAACACTCGCTCAAAGTCCTGGGAAAGCAGCTCCAAATGGGAGTCCGGAACTCAG TACGACGCCTCCGGAAAGCCAAAGACCTACGGAATGCTCTCAACTGCTGAGTCTGAGCACCACAATGTCGATGGGAAGACAACTGGCTTCAAGGCAGCCACAACAACTGTTGAGGATGATGGAAAGCTCAGCACCTACAGCATCCACActccataa
- the LOC129789919 gene encoding keratin, type I cytoskeletal 9-like isoform X1, with product MQLFVGLFTLFCALHITLGYSTPTGGLGASSSAGSFASAGTAAQAGGLTGGAALGGATTALGAGGSYGSQYPYTDNSLGSSAVGGTTGGGSYGGSYGGGSYGGGSYDTTGGFGGGTFSGGNYGGGTTGTGGNYGGGSTGTGGAFAGASGGAYVGTGAAPFVPQAALYPTGPSQQDYQNLFVNFWKSLSDNYANAATMTYASPGSKAFAAASSGPYNELISQQLAHQAALFNQINAAGSRFGGADAGAGLGGGYYAPNYASSSASLGPQGAYQTANIIPANPNSPNVDTLHGSGGNPVVSMSVGPPGFYGVSSSSFSSSSDINGHVQSHREAQTTVNDNGKVTTYTVKS from the exons ATGCAGCTCTTCGTGGGACTTTTCACCCTCTTCTGCGCCCTCCACATCACCCTTG GTTATTCCACACCAACAGGTGGTTTGGGAGCTTCATCGAGTGCCGGATCTTTTGCTTCAGCAGGCACTGCTGCTCAAGCTGGAGGACTAACCGGTGGTGCAGCTCTCGGTGGAGCTACAACTGCCCTCGGAGCGGGAGGCTCTTATGGATCCCAGTATCCTTATACGGATAACTCTCTTGGGTCATCAGCTGTCGGAGGAACCACAGGGGGAGGTTCCTACGGTGGAAGCTATGGCGGTGGCAGCTACGGTGGTGGCAGTTATGACACTACTGGAGGCTTTGGCGGTGGTACCTTCAGTGGTGGGAATTACGGTGGTGGAACCACAGGAACTGGTGGCAACTATGGCGGTGGAAGCACTGGAACTGGTGGAGCATTCGCTGGTGCAAGTGGAGGCGCCTACGTTGGCACTGGAGCTGCTCCATTTGTCCCACAAGCCGCTCTCTACCCAACTGGCCCATCACAGCAAGACTATCAGAATCTCTTCGTTAACTTCTGGAAGAGCCTCAGTGATAATTATGCCAA TGCTGCAACTATGACCTATGCCTCTCCTGGCTCTAAAGCTTTCGCCGCTGCCTCGTCAGGACCTTACAATGA ATTGATCAGCCAACAATTGGCACACCAGGCGGCACTCTTCAATCAGATCAACGCAGCAGGAAGTCGTTTTGGGGGTGCTGACGCAGGTGCGGGCCTCGGTGGTGGCTACTATGCACCCAATTATGCCAGCTCAAGTGCCTCCCTGGGACCACAGGGTGCCTACCAAACAGCCAACATTATTCCTGCAAATCCT AACTCCCCGAATGTGGACACGCTACATGGCAGTGGAGGTAATCCCGTTGTTAGCATGTCCGTTGGCCCACCTGGCTTCTACGGGGTCTCCTCATCGAGTTTCTCCTCCTCATCCGACATCAATGGGCACGTGCAATCCCACAGGGAGGCTCAAACGACCGTCAACGACAATGGGAAAGTCACAACGTACACAgtgaaatcataa
- the LOC129789919 gene encoding keratin, type I cytoskeletal 9-like isoform X2, which produces MQLFVGLFTLFCALHITLGYSTPTGGLGASSSAGSFASAGTAAQAGGLTGGAALGGATTALGAGGSYGSQYPYTDNSLGSSAVGGTTGGGSYGGSYGGGSYGGGSYDTTGGFGGGTFSGGNYGGGTTGTGGNYGGGSTGTGGAFAGASGGAYVGTGAAPFVPQAALYPTGPSQQDYQNLFVNFWKSLSDNYAKLISQQLAHQAALFNQINAAGSRFGGADAGAGLGGGYYAPNYASSSASLGPQGAYQTANIIPANPNSPNVDTLHGSGGNPVVSMSVGPPGFYGVSSSSFSSSSDINGHVQSHREAQTTVNDNGKVTTYTVKS; this is translated from the exons ATGCAGCTCTTCGTGGGACTTTTCACCCTCTTCTGCGCCCTCCACATCACCCTTG GTTATTCCACACCAACAGGTGGTTTGGGAGCTTCATCGAGTGCCGGATCTTTTGCTTCAGCAGGCACTGCTGCTCAAGCTGGAGGACTAACCGGTGGTGCAGCTCTCGGTGGAGCTACAACTGCCCTCGGAGCGGGAGGCTCTTATGGATCCCAGTATCCTTATACGGATAACTCTCTTGGGTCATCAGCTGTCGGAGGAACCACAGGGGGAGGTTCCTACGGTGGAAGCTATGGCGGTGGCAGCTACGGTGGTGGCAGTTATGACACTACTGGAGGCTTTGGCGGTGGTACCTTCAGTGGTGGGAATTACGGTGGTGGAACCACAGGAACTGGTGGCAACTATGGCGGTGGAAGCACTGGAACTGGTGGAGCATTCGCTGGTGCAAGTGGAGGCGCCTACGTTGGCACTGGAGCTGCTCCATTTGTCCCACAAGCCGCTCTCTACCCAACTGGCCCATCACAGCAAGACTATCAGAATCTCTTCGTTAACTTCTGGAAGAGCCTCAGTGATAATTATGCCAA ATTGATCAGCCAACAATTGGCACACCAGGCGGCACTCTTCAATCAGATCAACGCAGCAGGAAGTCGTTTTGGGGGTGCTGACGCAGGTGCGGGCCTCGGTGGTGGCTACTATGCACCCAATTATGCCAGCTCAAGTGCCTCCCTGGGACCACAGGGTGCCTACCAAACAGCCAACATTATTCCTGCAAATCCT AACTCCCCGAATGTGGACACGCTACATGGCAGTGGAGGTAATCCCGTTGTTAGCATGTCCGTTGGCCCACCTGGCTTCTACGGGGTCTCCTCATCGAGTTTCTCCTCCTCATCCGACATCAATGGGCACGTGCAATCCCACAGGGAGGCTCAAACGACCGTCAACGACAATGGGAAAGTCACAACGTACACAgtgaaatcataa